The stretch of DNA TCTGGTAAAGGTATCGGTGTTGTAGTAAATGATAGTGGTGTAGATGGGACACACCCAGATTTAAAATTAGGTGAAAATTTAGTAGAAAACGTAGCAGGTACAACAAATCTTAACTCTGTAAGTGGCTTATTACCCGTTACTTATACAGAAGGTATTCCAAATACAGATAACAACTCTGGACACGGAACACACGTAGCAGGAACAGTTGGTGGAACTGGAGCAGCTTCCGGTGGAAAATATGAAGGTGCAGCACCGGGGGCTGACTTAATCGGATACGGTTCTGGAGCAGTATTATTAATTTTAGATACAATTGGTGGATTCGACTATGCGCTTACTAACCAGTTCAAGCACGACATTCGCATTATTACAAACTCTTGGGGATCTTCAGGTGGATTTAACAAAGATCACCCAGTAAATATCGCAAGTAAAAAATGTTATGACCGTGGAATTGTCGTTTTATTTGCTGCAGGTAACGAAGGTCCTGGAGAAGATACACATAACCCATATGCAAAAGCTCCTTGGGTAATTTCAGTAGCTGCAGGTACGAAAGATGCAACATTAGCAGACTTTTCATCTCGTGGAACAAAAGGTGTAGGTGGAACATTCACTACAGCAGATGGTGAAACGTGGACGTGGAAAGATGAGCCAACGATTACAGCACCAGGAGTTGACATAATTTCAGCACGTGCAATTGCACCACTTGGAGCATTAGCAGTAGAAGAAGATGTTAACGGAATTGATCCAGCACACATTCCTTACTACTCATTTATGAGTGGAACGTCAATGGCTACACCACATGCTGCAGGAGTTGTAGCATTAATGTTAGAAGCAAATCCATTATTATCACCACAAGAAGTAAAAGATATCCTTGAAATGACAGCAACGAACATGCCAGGACATGAGTCTTGGGAAGTTGGGGCAGGTTACTTAAACGCTTATGCAGCGGTAGATAAAGCAATGAATACAGACCATGTATATGGTACAACATTAAATGCTACAAAATCGTTTAATGCAAATGCTGAAGTAACAGCGGAAAGAGAAGATATTGTCATCGACTATAGTCCATTATCGAGTGATAATAGTATCCCAGTAAAAGTTGAAGCAGGACTTGCAGAGTTATCAGCTAAAATTAGTGCGTATGGTATAACGGATATTGAAGAAGGTAATACAGTAAGAATTATCTTAACTAGTCCTGATGGAACAGAATATCGAGCGGGAATTCCAGTATTATTCAGTATTACAATGGACCGAACTGTAACAGTTAACAATCCAATGCCTGGAGATTGGACGTTAGAGGTTGATGGTTTATACGGTGTTGGACTTCCTGAAGAAATTCACGGTACTATCACAAGAAAAGTGATAAACGGTTTTACTGGCATTAATGATGTTGAAGGCCATGCAGCTGAAAGTGCAATTAAATTAGGTGTAAGTGAACATTTATTTGACTCAGATAAGCGCAATAATTTCCGCCCGGATCATAATTTGAAACGTAAAGATTTAGCAGAATATTTAGTGATGGGTGCGGGAATTAGACAGGTGGCACAAACATCAAGTAAAGCAGCAATTGATGCAGTACTTGCTCAAGGTGCTGCAATGAAAGGTGCGCAACATCACCAAGGGGTTATGCAATTAGAGGCAGATGGCTCATTTAATGAAAAGGGCGATGTCACTCGTGCAGAACTGGCATACTCTTTAATCCAAAGTTTAGGTTTACAAGATGTTGCACAAAGCCATTCAGGTGATGTAACAGTTGATTATAAAGGGGAAAGTATTATTGTAGAAGATGATTTCCCAGCTGACCTTAAAGGATATGTACAACTAGCAATCGATTTAGGAATTATGAATGTATACTACAGCACAACACAAGGACCGTATGACTTAGAACCTACGATCCATGCAAACTTTAAAGCAAGTGATAAAGTAACTCGTGGTGAATTTGCAGTTGCAATGACTCGTTTCTTTAATAACTATTAAGTAAGAAAAAAATTAAAGCCATCTCAAATTAAATTGAGGTGGCTTTAATTTTTTTATAGGTTATTTCAAAAATCTGATCGTTAATGGATAGTGGTAATGTTCACCATTATGCGCCTTAATTGAAGCGATAACAGTATAAATGATATGGAATAAGAAAATAATTGCTAGCAGTACAAATCCAATTAAAATTAGACAAAGAACTCCAGCGATAGCATAGTAAATTAAAATACTAATTTGGAAGTTTAGTGATTCTTTTCCTTGCGTGTTAACAAAGCTATACTCATCTCGCTTTATTAAATATACTACTAATGGTCCAAGAATGAAGCCAAATGGAATTCCTAATAAGCCGACAAGCGCTGATAAATGGCTTAGCATGCCCCACATTTTTTCATCGTTAGACATGACTACTTCTTTTTCAGTATTCAACTTTAATTCCCCCTATATCCCCTTAATTTGGTACCTACCTATATTATATAGAAATATTTTAAATAATGTTAAAAAAACAATAAAAAGAAGCTGCTAAGTCTTAGAACTTTTTAGCGGCTTCCTTCATTATAGATGTCCGAATTGACGACTTTTTATTTTCATATGTAGATTTATAGTTATTGGCAATTTCGGTGTCATAACCGTAAGTGTTTAATTCATCTACAAATGAATCATAAATAGAGTAAAATGCTTCATCAGTAGCTTCTTCTAAATTTTTAGCTGCCCGATTATATTTCGTAAAGAAGTATAGATAAGAAATATCTTCTCCCCTCTC from Lottiidibacillus patelloidae encodes:
- a CDS encoding S8 family serine peptidase, whose protein sequence is MRVAKQLFSIVTALVLIVGLFLPATTNASIITNNNVTMDPLLLEEMEQNSGLINVIVSFHGDSAPTATQLDLLTNLGINTGVTMQSLPIAGVLATADQILALSEKAEVRSLFLNSEVKYYNADANELTGVNKVRTDNDMRVANGGLPVSGKGIGVVVNDSGVDGTHPDLKLGENLVENVAGTTNLNSVSGLLPVTYTEGIPNTDNNSGHGTHVAGTVGGTGAASGGKYEGAAPGADLIGYGSGAVLLILDTIGGFDYALTNQFKHDIRIITNSWGSSGGFNKDHPVNIASKKCYDRGIVVLFAAGNEGPGEDTHNPYAKAPWVISVAAGTKDATLADFSSRGTKGVGGTFTTADGETWTWKDEPTITAPGVDIISARAIAPLGALAVEEDVNGIDPAHIPYYSFMSGTSMATPHAAGVVALMLEANPLLSPQEVKDILEMTATNMPGHESWEVGAGYLNAYAAVDKAMNTDHVYGTTLNATKSFNANAEVTAEREDIVIDYSPLSSDNSIPVKVEAGLAELSAKISAYGITDIEEGNTVRIILTSPDGTEYRAGIPVLFSITMDRTVTVNNPMPGDWTLEVDGLYGVGLPEEIHGTITRKVINGFTGINDVEGHAAESAIKLGVSEHLFDSDKRNNFRPDHNLKRKDLAEYLVMGAGIRQVAQTSSKAAIDAVLAQGAAMKGAQHHQGVMQLEADGSFNEKGDVTRAELAYSLIQSLGLQDVAQSHSGDVTVDYKGESIIVEDDFPADLKGYVQLAIDLGIMNVYYSTTQGPYDLEPTIHANFKASDKVTRGEFAVAMTRFFNNY
- a CDS encoding DUF4870 domain-containing protein, with protein sequence MNTEKEVVMSNDEKMWGMLSHLSALVGLLGIPFGFILGPLVVYLIKRDEYSFVNTQGKESLNFQISILIYYAIAGVLCLILIGFVLLAIIFLFHIIYTVIASIKAHNGEHYHYPLTIRFLK